The Williamsia sp. DF01-3 genome has a window encoding:
- the hpt gene encoding hypoxanthine phosphoribosyltransferase, with protein sequence MSVSEQRDPYGDDIEAVVVTEEQIQRRIAELAETVANRYRDTPDDLVLIGVLKGAVMFMTDFARALPIPSQLEFMAVSSYGSSTSSSGVVRILKDLDRDIHDRDVVIVEDIIDSGLTLSWLVKNLRTRHPRSLEVCTLLRKPDAVRVDVHVEDVGFDIPNEFVVGYGLDYAERYRDLPYVGRLNPNVYSD encoded by the coding sequence ATGTCCGTGAGCGAACAGCGCGATCCATATGGCGACGACATCGAAGCAGTTGTGGTCACCGAGGAGCAGATCCAACGGCGCATCGCCGAGCTCGCCGAGACGGTGGCGAACCGGTACCGGGACACTCCTGATGATCTGGTCCTCATTGGCGTGCTCAAAGGCGCGGTGATGTTCATGACCGACTTCGCGCGGGCGCTGCCGATCCCGTCGCAGCTCGAGTTCATGGCGGTGAGTTCCTATGGGTCCTCGACGTCGTCGTCGGGTGTGGTGCGCATCCTCAAGGACCTCGACCGCGACATCCACGACCGCGACGTCGTCATTGTCGAAGACATCATCGACTCCGGGCTGACGCTCTCGTGGCTGGTGAAGAACTTGCGTACCCGCCACCCCAGGTCGTTGGAGGTCTGCACACTGCTGCGTAAACCCGACGCCGTGCGGGTGGACGTGCACGTCGAGGATGTCGGCTTCGACATCCCGAACGAGTTCGTGGTCGGGTACGGGCTCGATTACGCCGAGAGGTACCGGGATCTGCCGTACGTGGGTCGGCTGAACCCGAACGTCTACTCCGATTAG
- a CDS encoding zinc-dependent metalloprotease, which translates to MSIDWQLAATVGKKVARPGPVTTDYTITAAQQELARSSAAAEGPVREVTGLADGLAVPAAQILDRSGWIEAAALSMSAMLEGPEPDGKPGISGRVAGVQAGGLLALLSGAILGQYDPFTANPDTGSDGVLMLVTPNIIAVERSLRVVPSDFRLWVCLHEVTHRVQFSANPWLRDYMSSNVEALTAETAESAGELVTRISAAMRSDQPREKGIVGAMQLLQSPEQYEAFTRMMMLGTLLEGHADHVMDAVGPQHVPTVDTIRAAFDKRRGRPQNPVQRLLRVLLGMDAKLAQYIRGKAFVDEVVGTVGMTRFNAIWTGPETMPLPAEIEKPRLWIDRVL; encoded by the coding sequence ATGAGTATCGACTGGCAACTCGCCGCGACGGTGGGCAAGAAGGTCGCCCGTCCGGGGCCTGTCACCACCGACTACACGATCACCGCGGCGCAACAGGAACTCGCGCGGTCGTCGGCCGCTGCCGAAGGTCCCGTTCGTGAGGTCACCGGATTGGCCGACGGTCTGGCCGTACCCGCGGCCCAGATCCTCGACCGCAGTGGCTGGATCGAGGCCGCTGCGCTGTCGATGTCGGCGATGCTCGAGGGGCCTGAGCCCGACGGAAAACCGGGGATATCCGGACGCGTCGCCGGGGTCCAGGCCGGCGGACTGTTGGCGCTGCTCTCCGGCGCGATCCTCGGGCAATACGATCCGTTCACCGCCAACCCGGATACCGGCTCGGACGGGGTCTTGATGCTGGTGACGCCCAACATCATCGCCGTCGAACGGTCGTTGCGGGTTGTCCCTTCGGACTTTCGGTTGTGGGTGTGTCTGCACGAGGTGACGCACCGGGTGCAGTTCTCCGCGAACCCGTGGTTGCGCGACTACATGTCGTCCAATGTCGAAGCCCTGACAGCCGAGACCGCGGAATCCGCGGGTGAATTGGTGACGCGGATCAGTGCGGCGATGCGCAGCGACCAGCCTCGGGAAAAAGGCATCGTCGGTGCGATGCAGTTGTTGCAGAGCCCTGAGCAATACGAGGCATTCACCCGGATGATGATGCTGGGAACACTTCTCGAGGGCCACGCCGATCACGTCATGGATGCCGTCGGACCGCAGCACGTCCCGACCGTCGACACGATTCGCGCGGCATTCGACAAACGTCGGGGCCGGCCACAGAATCCCGTGCAACGGTTGCTGCGTGTGCTCCTCGGAATGGACGCCAAACTCGCTCAGTACATTCGCGGCAAAGCGTTTGTCGATGAAGTCGTCGGGACCGTGGGCATGACCCGCTTCAATGCGATCTGGACGGGGCCGGAGACCATGCCGCTGCCCGCCGAGATCGAAAAGCCACGATTGTGGATCGACCGGGTGTTGTGA
- the folK gene encoding 2-amino-4-hydroxy-6-hydroxymethyldihydropteridine diphosphokinase produces the protein MSGAVLSIGSNIGDRLAHLQSVCDGLGDRVVAASRVYATEPWGGVEQQDFLNATLLVEDDARTPRDWLDVGQHLENEARRVRDQRWGPRTLDVDVISVWDDGAVVESTDPVLTLPHPRAAERAFVLIPWLDADPGAVLRHRGSDVPVADLLAALTPADRDGVRLTEHTLTTAGTDAGKQT, from the coding sequence GTGAGCGGTGCGGTGCTCTCGATAGGATCCAACATCGGGGACCGGCTGGCCCATCTGCAGTCGGTCTGCGACGGTCTCGGTGACCGGGTGGTGGCGGCCTCGCGGGTCTACGCCACCGAACCGTGGGGTGGGGTGGAGCAGCAGGATTTCCTGAACGCGACCCTACTGGTCGAAGACGACGCCCGGACCCCACGCGATTGGCTGGACGTGGGTCAGCATCTGGAGAACGAGGCGAGGCGGGTTCGCGACCAGAGGTGGGGGCCACGAACTCTCGACGTCGACGTGATCTCGGTGTGGGACGACGGGGCAGTTGTCGAGTCGACGGATCCGGTGCTGACCTTGCCCCACCCGCGTGCCGCTGAGCGGGCATTTGTCCTGATTCCCTGGCTGGACGCCGATCCCGGAGCGGTGCTCCGTCATCGCGGTTCCGACGTTCCGGTGGCGGATCTGCTGGCTGCATTGACGCCGGCCGACCGCGACGGGGTTCGACTCACCGAACACACGCTGACCACCGCCGGTACCGACGCAGGGAAACAAACGTGA
- a CDS encoding DUF3180 domain-containing protein — MGPTRIRDLAMLAVVVAVVVFLVVRVSYGSLPPLPLLAGIVLYVLAALEVVIAFVVRARVNDREIGSHSGQLHPITAARVLALAKASAILGALAIGVWTGTLAYLLTRQDDLAAADHDRPGTIVGLIGGVLLVGAALWLEYCCRTPDDPSDDLAT, encoded by the coding sequence ATGGGCCCGACCCGTATCCGGGATCTCGCCATGCTCGCGGTTGTGGTGGCGGTTGTGGTGTTCCTGGTGGTCCGGGTCAGCTACGGATCGCTGCCGCCGCTGCCCCTGTTGGCCGGCATCGTGCTGTATGTGCTTGCCGCACTTGAAGTTGTGATCGCGTTTGTGGTGCGTGCCCGGGTGAACGACCGGGAAATCGGCTCGCACAGCGGCCAATTGCATCCGATCACGGCGGCGCGCGTGCTCGCGCTGGCCAAGGCGTCGGCCATCCTCGGTGCTCTCGCCATCGGCGTGTGGACCGGAACGCTGGCGTATCTGCTCACCCGGCAAGACGATCTCGCGGCGGCCGATCATGATCGCCCGGGCACGATCGTCGGCCTGATCGGTGGCGTGCTGCTTGTCGGTGCGGCACTGTGGCTCGAATACTGCTGCCGCACGCCGGACGATCCCTCGGACGACCTGGCCACCTGA
- the folP gene encoding dihydropteroate synthase, whose amino-acid sequence MGVVNVTADSFSDGGRYLDTDAAIAHGLSLAAQGADIIDVGGESTRPGAHRVDTGLEIARVTPVIKGLAAQGVRTSVDTMRAAVADKAIAAGATVVNDVSGGRADPDMAGVVAEAGVPWILMHWRPSDPSFVHRTGEPGVYRDVVAEVSGELLAQVDAATSAGVDPSALILDPGLGFAKTAEHNWALLHALPTLVGLGFPVLIGASRKRFLGTLLADRDGNPRPPDGREIATAALTALAAAGGAWGVRVHDVRASRDAVLVADAWQAGGPRGADTGPTTFSAGGAVAKGHDG is encoded by the coding sequence ATGGGCGTCGTCAACGTGACGGCCGATTCCTTCTCCGACGGTGGCCGGTACCTCGATACCGATGCCGCCATCGCCCATGGGTTGTCGCTGGCTGCGCAGGGGGCCGACATCATCGACGTGGGCGGGGAGTCCACCAGACCCGGTGCGCACCGCGTCGACACCGGTCTCGAGATCGCCAGGGTCACACCCGTCATCAAAGGCTTGGCGGCGCAAGGTGTTCGGACTTCCGTGGACACGATGCGCGCCGCAGTCGCCGACAAGGCGATCGCTGCGGGCGCAACGGTGGTCAACGATGTGTCCGGGGGACGCGCCGATCCGGACATGGCGGGAGTTGTCGCCGAGGCAGGTGTTCCGTGGATCCTGATGCACTGGCGCCCTTCCGACCCGTCGTTTGTTCATCGGACCGGCGAACCCGGGGTGTACCGCGACGTGGTGGCCGAGGTCAGCGGTGAACTGCTGGCGCAGGTCGATGCAGCCACGTCTGCCGGTGTTGATCCCAGTGCGTTGATCCTCGATCCTGGTCTCGGATTCGCGAAGACAGCCGAGCACAATTGGGCCCTGCTGCACGCACTGCCGACCTTGGTGGGGCTCGGGTTTCCCGTACTGATCGGGGCGTCACGCAAGCGTTTCCTCGGTACCCTGCTCGCCGATCGGGACGGAAACCCACGACCGCCGGATGGCCGCGAGATCGCCACCGCCGCACTGACCGCACTCGCCGCCGCGGGAGGTGCGTGGGGTGTTCGGGTACACGATGTGCGCGCCAGCCGCGATGCGGTGCTGGTCGCCGACGCCTGGCAGGCGGGCGGGCCGCGCGGCGCCGACACCGGTCCGACCACGTTCTCCGCTGGAGGCGCTGTAGCGAAAGGGCACGATGGCTGA
- the ftsH gene encoding ATP-dependent zinc metalloprotease FtsH, whose protein sequence is MNRKTVFRNLAIVAIIVLAIWGWTVLRDNNRDYKSVDTSVAMTQLNTKNVSEVQMDDREQTLRMTLKDPAQAGGDKKISAKYPARTTEEVFDRVDASGAKYQTNVNQESFLMQMLIFILPLVLLFGLFFFVMNRMQGGGKGGVMGFGKSKAKQLNKDMPTTTFADVAGADEAVEELFEIKDFLQNPARYQALGAKIPKGVLLFGPPGTGKTLLARAVAGEAGVPFFTISGSDFVEMFVGVGASRVRDMFEQAKNNSPCIIFVDEIDAVGRQRGAGLGGGHDEREQTLNQLLVEMDGFGERSGVILIAATNRPDILDPALLRPGRFDRQIPVGNPDMAGRKAILNVHAQGKPIDADADLDGLAKRTPGMSGADLANVINEAALLAARENRITITAELLEESVDRVVGGPRRKSRIISEHEKKIVAYHEGGHTLAAWAMPDLDPIYKVTILARGRTGGHALAVPEQDKDLMTRSEMIARLVMAMGGRAAEELVFHEPTTGASSDIDQATKIARAMVTEYGMSARLGAVRYGQEQGDPFLGRSMGSHADYSPEVASEIDDEVRRLIEAAHTEAWAILTEYRDTLDELATQLLERETLTRKDLEKIFDKVVKRPRITTFNDFGERTPSDKPPVKTPGELAKERGEPWPPEPPKSPELAKVGPSHMQPGPGELPQQQYPPQSPGNPYPQQGGQAGAVPGGTRPDYGAPAGWSAPGWPPNGGPNGGQGQNGGTGQSGAPGHNGSYPAGNPYGQPGNSYGQPGNPYGQPGSYGRPPNSHNGHGGHNGNNQGDGGNDGHGQNGHSPNGQNGQ, encoded by the coding sequence ATGAACCGCAAGACTGTCTTTCGCAACCTGGCGATCGTGGCCATCATCGTGCTGGCCATCTGGGGCTGGACCGTGCTCCGCGACAACAATCGTGACTACAAGAGTGTCGATACCTCTGTGGCGATGACGCAGCTCAACACGAAGAACGTGTCCGAGGTGCAGATGGACGACCGCGAGCAGACGCTACGGATGACGCTCAAGGACCCGGCGCAGGCCGGCGGCGACAAGAAGATCTCCGCCAAGTACCCCGCCCGCACCACCGAAGAGGTCTTCGACCGCGTCGACGCCTCGGGTGCGAAGTATCAGACGAACGTCAACCAAGAGTCGTTCCTGATGCAGATGCTGATCTTCATCCTTCCGCTCGTCCTTCTGTTCGGCCTGTTCTTCTTTGTGATGAACCGGATGCAGGGTGGCGGCAAGGGCGGCGTGATGGGCTTCGGCAAGTCCAAGGCCAAACAGCTGAACAAAGACATGCCGACCACCACGTTCGCCGATGTGGCAGGTGCGGACGAGGCGGTCGAAGAGCTCTTCGAAATCAAGGACTTCCTGCAGAACCCGGCCCGCTACCAGGCTCTGGGAGCCAAGATCCCCAAGGGCGTGTTGCTCTTCGGTCCTCCCGGAACCGGTAAGACGCTTCTCGCCCGCGCGGTCGCAGGTGAGGCCGGTGTGCCGTTCTTCACCATCTCCGGCTCGGACTTCGTCGAAATGTTTGTTGGTGTCGGTGCCTCACGTGTGCGCGACATGTTCGAGCAGGCCAAGAACAACAGCCCCTGCATCATCTTCGTCGATGAGATCGACGCCGTCGGACGCCAGCGCGGTGCCGGCCTGGGCGGTGGACACGACGAGCGCGAGCAGACCCTCAACCAGTTGCTCGTCGAGATGGACGGATTCGGTGAGCGTTCCGGCGTCATCCTGATCGCGGCCACCAACCGCCCCGACATCCTCGACCCGGCACTTCTGCGTCCAGGACGCTTCGACCGGCAGATCCCCGTCGGTAACCCCGACATGGCGGGCCGCAAGGCGATCCTCAACGTCCACGCACAGGGCAAGCCGATCGACGCCGACGCGGACCTCGACGGTCTGGCCAAGCGCACCCCGGGTATGTCGGGTGCCGATCTGGCGAACGTCATCAACGAGGCCGCACTGCTGGCCGCCCGCGAGAACCGCATCACCATCACTGCCGAACTGCTCGAAGAGTCCGTCGACCGTGTGGTGGGTGGTCCGCGCCGCAAGAGCCGCATCATCAGTGAGCACGAGAAGAAGATCGTGGCCTACCACGAGGGCGGGCACACACTGGCCGCGTGGGCGATGCCCGATCTCGACCCGATCTACAAGGTCACCATCCTGGCCCGCGGACGCACGGGCGGCCACGCCCTTGCCGTGCCCGAGCAGGACAAAGACCTGATGACCCGTTCGGAGATGATCGCCCGTCTGGTGATGGCAATGGGTGGTCGTGCTGCCGAAGAGCTGGTGTTCCACGAGCCGACCACCGGCGCGTCCTCCGACATCGACCAGGCCACCAAGATCGCTCGCGCCATGGTCACGGAGTACGGCATGAGCGCCAGGCTCGGAGCCGTGCGTTACGGGCAGGAGCAGGGTGACCCGTTCCTCGGCCGCTCGATGGGTTCGCACGCCGACTACTCACCCGAGGTCGCCAGTGAGATCGACGACGAGGTGCGACGCCTCATCGAGGCCGCTCACACCGAGGCGTGGGCCATCCTCACCGAGTACCGCGACACCCTCGACGAGCTCGCCACGCAACTCCTCGAACGCGAGACCCTGACCCGCAAAGACCTCGAGAAGATCTTTGACAAGGTGGTCAAGCGCCCGCGCATCACCACCTTCAACGACTTCGGCGAACGCACCCCGAGCGACAAGCCGCCGGTGAAGACGCCGGGTGAACTCGCCAAGGAGCGCGGCGAGCCTTGGCCGCCCGAACCCCCGAAGTCGCCGGAACTGGCGAAGGTCGGACCGTCGCACATGCAGCCCGGTCCGGGTGAGCTCCCGCAGCAGCAGTATCCGCCGCAGTCCCCAGGCAACCCGTACCCGCAGCAAGGTGGGCAGGCAGGTGCTGTTCCAGGAGGCACCCGTCCCGACTACGGTGCCCCCGCAGGTTGGTCGGCTCCGGGCTGGCCCCCCAACGGTGGGCCGAACGGCGGACAGGGCCAGAACGGTGGCACGGGCCAGAGCGGTGCACCGGGCCACAACGGCTCCTATCCGGCAGGCAACCCATACGGGCAACCAGGCAATTCGTACGGCCAGCCGGGTAACCCCTACGGCCAGCCCGGTTCGTATGGCCGGCCACCGAATAGTCATAACGGCCATGGCGGGCACAACGGGAACAACCAGGGTGACGGCGGGAACGACGGTCACGGCCAGAATGGCCATTCCCCGAATGGACAGAATGGACAATGA
- the tilS gene encoding tRNA lysidine(34) synthetase TilS, with protein MNPGVNSGAIAEVTGVVASFAHDHLDGTAVCVGLSGGADSLALTAAAVRAGLQVHALVVDHRLQEGSAAVADEAAQSARAMGAQATVLPVDVVGRGGLEAAARRARYAALDEARAGRPVLLAHTLDDQAETVLLGLARGSGPRSIAGMRAWIPPFGRPLLGLRRASTVAACTDLGLSPHHDPHNTDPRFTRVRLRTEVLPLLEQVLQGGVVESLGRTASQLQDDIDVLEDMADAAAEVIAGDEVVCAEMTPIPAAIRRRLLRRWLVAQGATEPTGSVVNAVDGLLVRWRGQGPVAVGGNPEHRLEIARRGARLVVERRVR; from the coding sequence GTGAACCCCGGGGTGAACTCGGGCGCCATCGCCGAGGTCACCGGCGTCGTGGCGTCGTTCGCCCACGATCATCTCGACGGGACCGCTGTGTGCGTGGGGTTGTCGGGCGGGGCAGATTCACTGGCACTCACCGCCGCTGCCGTCCGCGCCGGCCTGCAGGTGCACGCCCTGGTGGTCGACCACCGACTCCAGGAAGGCTCGGCCGCGGTCGCCGACGAGGCGGCGCAGTCGGCCCGGGCGATGGGTGCGCAGGCCACGGTGCTCCCCGTGGACGTGGTGGGTCGTGGTGGTCTAGAGGCGGCAGCACGCCGTGCGCGCTACGCCGCGCTCGACGAGGCGCGCGCGGGCAGGCCCGTCTTACTCGCGCACACCCTCGACGATCAGGCGGAGACCGTTCTCCTCGGCCTCGCCAGAGGGTCTGGGCCGCGGTCCATCGCCGGGATGCGTGCATGGATTCCGCCGTTCGGTCGCCCGTTGCTCGGTCTGCGGCGTGCGAGCACGGTGGCCGCGTGCACCGACCTGGGGTTGTCGCCGCATCACGACCCGCACAACACCGACCCTCGGTTCACGCGGGTTCGGTTGCGCACCGAGGTGCTGCCTCTGCTGGAGCAGGTGTTGCAGGGCGGGGTCGTCGAATCGTTGGGTCGCACGGCATCGCAGTTGCAGGACGACATCGACGTACTCGAGGACATGGCCGACGCCGCTGCCGAGGTCATCGCCGGAGACGAGGTGGTGTGCGCGGAGATGACACCCATACCGGCAGCGATCCGGCGGCGACTGCTGCGGCGCTGGCTCGTCGCGCAGGGGGCGACGGAACCGACCGGCTCAGTGGTGAACGCAGTGGACGGCCTGTTGGTGCGGTGGCGTGGGCAAGGGCCGGTCGCGGTCGGAGGGAACCCCGAGCACAGGCTGGAGATAGCGCGACGCGGCGCCCGACTCGTGGTCGAACGCCGCGTGCGTTGA
- the folE gene encoding GTP cyclohydrolase I FolE — translation MTQETSGTPAKNGAIAPFDAERAERAVRELLIAVGEDPDRDGLKETPARVARAYVEMFGGLHVDPDDVLATTFDVGHDELVLVKDIPMYSTCEHHLVSFHGVAHVGYIPGPTGQVTGLSKLARLVDLYAKRPQVQERLTTQIADAIVRKLDPRGVIVVIEAEHLCMAMRGIRKPGATTTTSAVRGQFKTSAVSRGEALDLISR, via the coding sequence ATGACACAAGAGACCAGTGGGACACCCGCCAAGAACGGTGCGATTGCCCCCTTTGACGCCGAGCGTGCCGAACGTGCCGTACGTGAACTGCTCATCGCCGTCGGCGAGGACCCGGACCGCGACGGTCTGAAGGAGACGCCGGCCCGGGTGGCACGCGCTTACGTCGAGATGTTCGGGGGCCTGCACGTTGACCCCGACGACGTGCTGGCCACCACCTTCGACGTCGGACACGACGAGCTCGTGCTGGTCAAAGACATCCCGATGTATTCGACCTGCGAACACCACCTGGTGTCGTTCCACGGTGTCGCGCACGTCGGTTACATCCCCGGTCCCACCGGTCAGGTGACCGGCTTGTCCAAGTTGGCGCGTCTGGTCGACCTCTACGCGAAACGACCGCAGGTCCAGGAACGGTTGACCACCCAGATCGCGGATGCGATAGTTCGCAAACTCGACCCGCGAGGCGTCATCGTGGTGATCGAAGCCGAGCATCTGTGCATGGCGATGCGTGGAATCCGCAAGCCGGGCGCCACCACCACCACCTCTGCGGTTCGCGGTCAGTTCAAGACCAGCGCGGTCTCGCGGGGCGAAGCCCTCGACCTCATCTCTCGCTGA
- a CDS encoding amidase codes for MSAVQTAEGVRTGRLDPVEVTRDALSRIADRDGSIGAFVKVRAGKAVAEAELLTAHPDLAKLPLAGVPVAIKDNVSVAGEPMTVGSAATSRAPALSDHTVVRRLRAAGAVVIGLTAVPELCLWGTTDNEQTVTRNPWNPARTPGGSSGGAAAAVASGQVELAHGNDGLGSIRIPAADCGLFGFKPGLGVVPSEFGGNGWFKMSENGPLATTVADGALMLGVMADDMALAAAGTGTDPGKLRIVVAQNFPLAVGRTDKHFAQAVSSCSGLLADHGHKVPQSKLPYPNNPAPLLLRWLAGAAADADDFAKAGGDLSKLQSRSKIHTSLGRAVQRFDLVHDVQASTIEQKVLAYLDRNQADVLMTPALAAPPLEAKAWSSKSWAANMWANINYAPFQGLFNLLGWPAMSVPFGVHPVSKTPVAVHFAGRPGSEATLLKLAAQIEAARPWQRVAPGY; via the coding sequence GTGAGTGCGGTACAGACTGCAGAAGGTGTCCGGACCGGTCGCCTCGATCCGGTGGAGGTGACCCGGGATGCGCTGTCACGGATAGCTGATCGCGACGGTTCCATCGGCGCATTCGTCAAGGTCCGTGCCGGCAAGGCCGTCGCCGAGGCGGAACTGCTCACGGCCCATCCGGATCTGGCCAAGCTGCCCTTGGCCGGCGTGCCGGTAGCCATCAAGGACAACGTGTCCGTCGCAGGCGAGCCGATGACCGTGGGGTCGGCCGCAACAAGTCGAGCACCTGCGCTCAGTGACCACACCGTGGTCCGCAGGCTTCGAGCCGCGGGCGCAGTGGTCATCGGCCTCACCGCCGTACCCGAGCTGTGCCTGTGGGGGACCACCGACAACGAGCAGACCGTGACACGCAACCCGTGGAACCCGGCGCGAACCCCAGGCGGCTCGTCCGGTGGAGCGGCTGCGGCGGTGGCCAGTGGGCAGGTCGAGTTGGCGCACGGGAACGACGGCCTCGGCTCGATCCGCATCCCTGCCGCCGATTGCGGATTGTTCGGTTTCAAGCCCGGCCTCGGAGTGGTTCCCAGCGAGTTCGGCGGCAACGGCTGGTTCAAGATGAGCGAGAACGGGCCGCTTGCCACCACGGTTGCCGACGGCGCACTGATGCTGGGCGTGATGGCCGACGACATGGCCCTTGCCGCCGCCGGGACGGGCACCGACCCTGGGAAGCTCAGAATCGTTGTGGCGCAGAACTTTCCGCTGGCCGTGGGTCGGACGGACAAACATTTTGCGCAGGCGGTGTCCAGTTGCAGCGGATTGCTCGCCGATCACGGCCACAAGGTGCCGCAGTCCAAGCTCCCGTACCCGAACAATCCGGCTCCTCTGCTGCTGCGATGGCTGGCAGGGGCTGCCGCCGACGCGGACGACTTCGCCAAGGCGGGCGGCGATCTGTCGAAGTTGCAGTCGCGCAGCAAGATTCACACGTCGCTCGGCAGGGCGGTGCAACGCTTTGATCTGGTACACGACGTCCAGGCCAGCACCATCGAGCAGAAGGTGCTCGCTTACCTCGACCGCAACCAGGCCGATGTCTTGATGACCCCCGCCCTCGCAGCCCCACCCCTCGAGGCGAAGGCGTGGAGCAGCAAGAGCTGGGCGGCCAACATGTGGGCGAACATCAACTACGCGCCGTTCCAGGGACTGTTCAATCTCCTCGGATGGCCCGCGATGTCGGTGCCGTTCGGGGTGCACCCGGTGTCCAAGACCCCGGTGGCCGTCCATTTCGCCGGCCGCCCGGGATCCGAGGCAACGCTGCTCAAGCTAGCCGCCCAGATCGAGGCCGCCCGCCCCTGGCAACGAGTAGCTCCCGGATATTGA